A region from the Arvicola amphibius chromosome 12, mArvAmp1.2, whole genome shotgun sequence genome encodes:
- the Tnni1 gene encoding LOW QUALITY PROTEIN: troponin I, slow skeletal muscle (The sequence of the model RefSeq protein was modified relative to this genomic sequence to represent the inferred CDS: substituted 1 base at 1 genomic stop codon) — translation MPEVXRKSKITASRKLMLKSLMLAKAKECWEQEHEEREAEKVRYLAERIPTLQTRGLSLSALQDLCRELHAKVEVVDEERYDIEAKCLHNTREIKDLKLKVLDLRGKFKRPPLRRVRVSADAMLRALLGSKHKVSMDLRANLKSVKKDDTEKERPVEVGDWRKNVEAMSGMEGRKKMFDAAKSPTSQ, via the exons ATGCCGGAAGTGTAA AGGAAATCCAAGATCACTGCCTCCCGCAAACTCATGCTGAAG AGCCTGATGCTAGCCAAGGCCAAGGAGTGCTGGGAGCAGGAACATGAGGAGCGAGAGGCCGAGAAGGTGCGTTACCTAGCGGAGCGCATCCCCACGCTGCAGACCAGAGGCCTGTCCCTCAGCGCCCTGCAG GACTTGTGCCGAGAGCTACATGCCAAGGTGGAGGTGGTGGATGAGGAGCGATACGATATTGAGGCCAAATGCCTCCACAACACGAGGGAG ATTAAGGACCTGAAGCTGAAGGTCCTGGACCTCCGTGGGAAGTTCAAGCGTCCACCCCTGCGTCGGGTTCGTGTCTCAGCCGACGCCATGCTCCGAGCCTTACTGGGCTCCAAGCACAAGGTATCCATGGACCTACGGGCCAACCTCAAGTCTGTGAAGAAAGACGACACAGAGAAG GAGCGGCCAGTGGAGGTGGGAGACTGGAGGAAGAATGTGGAGGCCATGTCTGGCATGGAAGGCCGCAAGAAGATGTTTGATGCTGCCAAGTCCCCGACTTCACAGTAG